The following proteins come from a genomic window of Microtus pennsylvanicus isolate mMicPen1 chromosome 22, mMicPen1.hap1, whole genome shotgun sequence:
- the Cldn12 gene encoding claudin-12: MGCRDVHAATVLSFLCGIASVAGLFAGTLLPNWRKLRLITFNRNEKNLTVYTGLWVKCVRYDGSSDCLMYDRTWYLSVDQLDLRVLQFALPLSILIAMGALLLCLIGMCNTAFNSSVPNIKLAKCLVNSAGCHLVSGLLFFLAGTVSLAPSIWAIFYNTHLNRKFEPVFAFDYAVFVTIASSGGLFMTALLLFIWYCACKSLSSPFWQPLSSHPPSMHTYSQPYSSRSRLSAIEIDIPVVSHST; this comes from the coding sequence ATGGGCTGCCGAGATGTGCACGCGGCCACCGTGCTCTCCTTCCTGTGTGGCATTGCCTCTGTGGCAGGCCTCTTCGCAGGGACTCTGCTTCCCAACTGGAGGAAACTGAGACTCATCACGTTCAACAGAAACGAGAAGAACCTGACCGTGTACACCGGCCTGTGGGTGAAGTGTGTCCGGTACGATGGAAGCAGTGACTGCCTGATGTACGACCGCACCTGGTACCTGTCTGTGGACCAGCTGGACCTGCGTGTCCTCCAGTTTGCCCTGCCTCTCAGCATCCTGATCGCAATGGGTGCCTTGCTGCTCTGTCTGATTGGAATGTGTAACACGGCCTTCAACTCCTCGGTGCCTAACATCAAACTGGCCAAGTGTCTGGTCAATAGTGCAGGCTGCCATCTGGTGTCTGGACTCCTGTTTTTCCTGGCCGGCACCGTGAGCCTCGCCCCATCCATCTGGGCCATCTTTTATAACACTCATCTCAACAGGAAGTTTGAGCCAGTCTTTGCCTTTGACTACGCGGTGTTTGTCACTATCGCTAGCTCGGGGGGTCTGTTTATGACTGCTCTTCTTCTGTTCATTTGGTACTGCGCGTGCAAATCCCTGTCGTCGCCCTTCTGGCAGCCGCTGTCCTCTCATCCTCCCAGTATGCACACTTACTCTCAGCCCTACTCATCGCGCTCCCGCCTCTCCGCCATAGAAATCGACATTCCAGTAGTTTCACACAGCACTTAA